Part of the Faecalibacterium duncaniae genome, CAGGACCCCGATACGCTGGATACCTGGTTCTCCTCCGCTCTGTGGCCCTTCAGCACTCTGGGCTGGCCCAATGAGGACAGCGCGGACCTGAAGTATTTCTACCCCACCAACACGCTGGTCACCGGCTATGATATCATCGGCTTCTGGGTCAGCCGCATGATCTTCTCCGGCCTGGCCTACACCGGCAAGGCCCCCTTCGACACTGTCTGCATCCACGGCATCGTCCGCGACAGCCAGGGCCGCAAGATGTCCAAGAGCCTGGGCAACGGCATCGACCCGCTGGAGGTCATTGCCCAGTACGGCGCGGATGCACTGCGCTTCATGCTGCTGGACGGCTCCACCCCTGGCAACGATATGCGTTACAGCGAAAAGAAGGTGGAGGCTGCCCGCAACTTTGCTAATAAGCTTTGGAACGCCACCCGTTTTGTCCTGATGAACCTGCCCGAGGACTTCCAGCCCGGCCTGCCCGAGGAGAGCAAGCTGGACATGAGCGACAAGTGGGTGCTGACCAAGCTGAATCAGGTGGCCGGTGCCATGACCGACAACCTCGACCACTTCGAGATGGGTCTGGCCGCTGCCAAGATCAACAGCTTCATCTGGGATGTCTACTGCGACTGGTTCATCGAGATCGCAAAGCCCCGCCTGAACTCCGGCGATGCAGAGCAGGCAGATACCGCCCGCCGTGTGCTGGTGTATGTGCTGGACAAGGCTCTCAAGCTGCTGCATCCCTTCATGCCCTTCATCACGGAGGAGCTGTATCAGGCCCTGCCCGGCTCCGCCGAGACCATTATGACCCAGAGCTGGCCCACCTTTGACGAGGCACACAACTGGGCCGAGGAAGAGGAAGCCTTTGAAAAGGTCATGGACTACATCAAGGCAGTCCGCACCATGCGCACCGAGATGAATGTCCATCCTGCCAAAAAGACCAGTATGATCATCGAGACGGCTGATCCCGCTCCCTTCCGGAATGCAGAGGTCTATCTGGCAAAGTTTGCCTTTGCCACCGACGTGACCTTTACGGAAAAGTACGAGGGCAGCACCGATGGCATGGTGCAGGTGTCCACCCACACCGCCCGCGGCTTTATCCCCATGATGGAGCTGATCGACCGCGAGAAGGAGCTGGCCCGCCTGAACAAGGAAAAGGCCAAGGCCGAGAAGGAACTGGCCATGTTCGAGAACCAGCTGGCCAACCCCAAGTTCGTGGAGCGTGCCCCCGCAGCTCTGGTGGAAGAGATCCGCGCAAAGCGCACCAACAGCCAGAGCAAGCTGGCCAACATCGAGCAGAGCATCAAGGCTCTGGGCTAAGCGGATGCAGGAACAGAATCAACGCACCTCCCCGTGGCTCATCGCGTGGCGGGTGATCTTTACTTTTGCCCTCATCGGCTGCATCGTGTTCATCTTCTCGAACTCTCTGCAGATCGCGGATGTGTCCGAGGGGGCCAGCGGCCGGGTACTGGGGATACTGCAGGGCATCCTGCGGCATCTGGGCCTTCCCGGTGCCGCCGACCGGCTCACCATGCACATCGTGCGCAAGCTGGCGCATTTCTGCGAGTATCTGCTGGAAGGCTTCCTGCTCATGCTCTGCCTGCGGGTGTACACCCGGCATTTCTTCAAGCATGTGTCCTGGCCCATGCTGGGCGGCCTGCTCACAGCCCTGACCGATGAGACCATCCAGCTCTTTGTGCCGGGCCGCAGCGGCCAGGTCACCGATATCTGGATCGATTTTTCCGGTGTGATGACCGGCCTGCTGGTGGGGCTCATCCTGCTGGGGCTTGTCCGGATGTGCATCATTCTCTATCAACATCGAAACGAGGTTTGACGCAATGACCATTGAACAGGCAAATGCCTATTTTGTATCTCTGCCCGAGGGCTTTGCCCCGACCCGGCAGCTGCAGGAAGCCCTTTCTGCCAAGGCAGGCCGGGTGGATTATCTGGGCGTAGCCGGTACGGCTGGCAAAACGACTGCCGCCGCCCTCACGGCGGCGGTGCTCAGAGCTGCCGGTCTCGTTACCGGCAGCTACCACGCAGGCTGTGAGCCGCTCTCTGCCCGCATCCGGGTGAATGGGGAGCCTGTGGCACCGGAGCTGCTTGCACAGGCCGCCGAGATCCTGAGCGCCCGGGAGACCCTGCCCCGTGCGGCTGCCGAGCTGGCTGCCGCTGCCCGCTGCTTTGGCGAGGCAGGCTGTGCGCTGGCCGTGGTGGAACTGCCCGATGCGGGACTTGCCGAGGCCCTGCCCAAGATGCCGGTCTGTGCGGTCACCTCCATCGGCCCGGACGGCATCAGCGCCTCACTGGAGCGCTCCGCCGCGCTGGCGGCCGGTGTCATGCGCAAGGGCAGCATCTGCGTCACCGCGCCTGAGCAGCCCAAGGCTGTGGTCAGTGAGCTCATCGTGGCCGCCGGTAAGGCAGACTGTGAGCTGGTCGTGCCGGACCCCGATGATATCACCTTCCTCGAAGCCGAAAAGTTCGCCAGCCGTGTGGACTACGGCGGCTATACCGTGCCGCTGGCCTTCCTGGGCCGTCACGCGGCGGGCAGTGCCGCCATTGCGGTGGAGCTGGCCCTGGCCCTCTGCAAAAAGGGCTATGACATCCCCGATGAAGCCATTCTGGAAGGTCTGGCCGCTGTGGAGAACCGCAGCAGCATCCGGGTCCTCTCCCAGCGCCCGCTGGTGGTGCTGGATGCCTGCCGCACCCCGCAGCAGGCCATTGCCCTGCTCCACGTCCTGAACATGGCCAAGGTGCGCCACCTGAGCGCTGTCATCGGTCTGGCAGAGGAAGAAGGAGCCGAGGCCTTCTTCTCCGCGCTGGAAAGCGGCTTGACGGCTGAGACCCAGAAAAAAGACCGTACCACCATGCCCGGCATGAGCGAGAATCCCTTTGATAAGGTGTTCCTCGTTCCCCCGGCGGGTACAGATGCCGCCATGACCGAGCGCCTGCTGGAAAAGGCACGCTACCACTTTGATGCCGAGCTCTGCGGGAGCCTGGCCGAAGCCGTGGAGCTTGCCCGGGCCAACAGCCGCCGCGGCCTGCTGATCTGCGGCGGCGAAGCCATCGCACTGGAAGCTGCCGATCTGCTGGCTGAAAAGTAAGCGACACCCTTTTCTAAAATATGCCCGGAAGAGCCTGTACACTGATGGAAACGTGTACAGGCTCTTTTTATTTTAGAAGAAACCGCTCAATCAATGTCTCGCACTGCCGACCTCCCGGAAAGGGGAAGCCTCCGGCAGGCCGGACAAGCCTGAGCGATTCACGCAAGGAAAGGACAGAAAATGGCAACAGTTACATTCAGTGCGGCGGACGATCTGCTCTATGCCTATCTGGCAGGTGAAATCGACCACGATGCAGCACAGAACCTGCGCATCCAGCTGGACGATGCCCTTTTGGCCCGCACCCCCAAAACACTGGTGCTCGATCTGGGCGGGGTTGGGTTTATGGATTCGTCCGGGGTGGGGCTGATTCTGGGCCGCCAGCGCTGCGCCCGCAGTCTGGGCGGAACCCTGCGTATCCAGCACGCCCCGGAGCAGCTGCGCCGCGTTCTGCGGCTGGCCAATATCCCCTGCACGGATGCAGGA contains:
- a CDS encoding VanZ family protein produces the protein MQEQNQRTSPWLIAWRVIFTFALIGCIVFIFSNSLQIADVSEGASGRVLGILQGILRHLGLPGAADRLTMHIVRKLAHFCEYLLEGFLLMLCLRVYTRHFFKHVSWPMLGGLLTALTDETIQLFVPGRSGQVTDIWIDFSGVMTGLLVGLILLGLVRMCIILYQHRNEV
- a CDS encoding anti-sigma factor antagonist (This anti-anti-sigma factor, or anti-sigma factor antagonist, belongs to a family that includes characterized members SpoIIAA, RsbV, RsfA, and RsfB.) codes for the protein MATVTFSAADDLLYAYLAGEIDHDAAQNLRIQLDDALLARTPKTLVLDLGGVGFMDSSGVGLILGRQRCARSLGGTLRIQHAPEQLRRVLRLANIPCTDAGQEE